Proteins encoded by one window of Streptococcus suis S735:
- the ftsE gene encoding cell division ATP-binding protein FtsE, which translates to MGIIEMKDVSKKYGNGTTALRGVSVNVEAGEFAYIVGPSGAGKSTFIKLLYREEKLDKGSLKVGKFDLAKIKKRDVPLLRRSVGVVFQDYKLLPKKTVFENIAYAMEVIGEKPRNIKKRVMEVLDLVGLKHKIRSFPNELSGGEQQRIAIARAIVNNPKVLIADEPTGNLDPENSWEIMNLLERINLQGTTILMATHNSQIVNTLRHRVIAIEDGRVVRDEAEGEYGYDE; encoded by the coding sequence ATGGGAATAATAGAAATGAAAGACGTTTCCAAGAAATATGGAAACGGAACGACTGCCCTTCGCGGAGTATCAGTCAATGTTGAAGCGGGAGAATTTGCCTACATTGTAGGTCCTTCTGGTGCAGGTAAGTCAACCTTTATCAAACTCTTGTATCGGGAGGAAAAGCTCGATAAGGGGAGTCTAAAGGTTGGTAAGTTTGACCTTGCAAAAATTAAAAAGAGAGATGTTCCTCTTCTACGTCGTAGTGTAGGAGTGGTTTTCCAAGACTACAAACTCTTACCTAAAAAGACTGTCTTTGAAAATATTGCTTATGCGATGGAAGTTATCGGTGAGAAACCACGGAATATCAAGAAACGTGTAATGGAAGTTTTAGATTTGGTTGGTTTGAAACACAAAATTCGTTCTTTCCCAAATGAACTTTCAGGTGGTGAGCAACAGCGTATTGCTATTGCCCGTGCCATTGTAAATAATCCTAAAGTATTGATTGCTGATGAACCAACTGGTAACTTGGACCCTGAAAACTCTTGGGAAATCATGAATCTATTGGAGCGAATTAACTTACAGGGGACAACGATTTTGATGGCGACACACAATAGTCAGATTGTAAATACACTTCGTCATCGTGTTATTGCGATTGAAGATGGTCGTGTAGTACGTGATGAAGCGGAAGGAGAATATGGATACGATGAGTAA
- the feoB gene encoding ferrous iron transport protein B, which produces MTKHIALAGNPNSGKTTLFNLLTGTNQRVGNWPGVTVERKSGTIKKRKHLLIQDLPGIYSLSPYTPEERVARDYLIADQPAAILNVLDATNLERNLYLTLQLLEMGLPIVIALNMTDALKSQGRSINSDQLSYQLGVPVQPISALKKLGISQLLHEVEKITNQQAEPIYPQYDKQFEAGLAQVIDLLSDSIPNRQKRFYAIKLLEQDQVILDQLQLNAQDMLDLTEIIAILEKIYADDMEAIIVNQRYQFIEKITELVTKDSDKAFNLSDNIDRLVTNRFLALPIFAAVMWLTYFLSIQTVGTMGTDWVNDVLFGELVPGLIQANLDRFEIAGWLQSLVLDGIIAGCGAILGFVPQIFVLFVCLGILEDIGYMSRVAFVMDRIFRRFGLSGKSFIPMLISTGCGVPGVMASRTIENEQDRKITIMTATFMPCSAKLPIISLVAGAFFPDNPWIAPSAYFVGMAAIVLSGMALKKTKQLGGVASPFIMELPSYHLPKLSTVLRYAFDKALSFIKRAGTIIFVTNIIIWFSSSYNWSLQMVETDESILASIGHSFSLLFAPLGFGNWRATVAAITGLLAKETVIATFGILYKLGETTEENPELWGLLQQDYTALSAYSFLVFNLLCAPCFAAIGAIHREMGEAKWTWIAIGFQTGLAYASSLVIYQIGLVLIHGQLPTVWTFIAIFLIITAIYSLVKKPTNTLPIVTLKTLEKGEY; this is translated from the coding sequence ATGACAAAACACATCGCCCTTGCAGGAAATCCAAATAGCGGAAAAACAACTCTTTTCAACCTCCTAACAGGAACCAACCAACGTGTCGGTAACTGGCCTGGAGTCACCGTTGAAAGAAAATCTGGAACGATCAAAAAGCGAAAACATTTACTAATTCAAGATTTACCAGGTATCTACTCGCTGTCTCCCTACACACCAGAAGAACGGGTTGCCAGAGATTATTTGATAGCGGACCAACCAGCTGCTATCCTCAACGTCCTTGATGCAACAAACTTGGAACGGAATCTCTATCTGACCTTGCAGTTATTAGAAATGGGCCTTCCTATTGTTATCGCCCTCAATATGACAGACGCCCTGAAAAGTCAAGGTCGCTCAATAAACAGCGACCAGCTCTCCTATCAACTGGGAGTTCCTGTACAGCCTATCAGTGCACTAAAAAAGCTAGGTATATCCCAGCTCCTCCATGAAGTAGAAAAAATTACCAATCAGCAAGCCGAGCCAATCTATCCTCAGTATGACAAACAATTTGAAGCCGGCCTCGCCCAAGTTATTGACCTATTATCGGATTCCATCCCAAATCGTCAAAAACGCTTCTACGCCATTAAGCTACTCGAACAAGACCAAGTCATTCTAGACCAATTGCAACTAAATGCACAAGACATGCTTGATTTGACCGAAATCATTGCCATTTTGGAAAAAATTTACGCAGACGATATGGAAGCCATTATCGTCAATCAACGCTACCAATTTATCGAGAAAATCACAGAACTGGTCACAAAAGACAGCGATAAGGCTTTTAACCTGTCTGATAACATAGACCGACTTGTTACCAATCGTTTTCTTGCCCTCCCTATCTTTGCGGCAGTCATGTGGCTGACCTACTTCCTGTCTATTCAAACGGTAGGTACAATGGGGACTGACTGGGTGAATGATGTCCTCTTCGGAGAGCTTGTTCCAGGCCTTATTCAGGCAAATCTAGATCGATTTGAAATCGCTGGCTGGCTACAATCTCTGGTCCTTGATGGCATTATTGCAGGATGCGGAGCCATTCTAGGTTTTGTACCACAAATTTTCGTCCTCTTCGTCTGCTTGGGAATCTTGGAAGACATCGGCTATATGAGCCGAGTCGCCTTTGTCATGGATAGGATTTTTAGACGTTTTGGTCTATCAGGCAAATCCTTTATTCCCATGTTGATTTCCACAGGCTGTGGCGTTCCTGGAGTCATGGCAAGCCGGACTATTGAAAATGAACAGGACCGAAAAATCACCATTATGACAGCAACCTTCATGCCCTGTTCTGCCAAACTTCCTATCATTTCACTGGTAGCCGGTGCTTTCTTTCCTGACAATCCTTGGATTGCTCCAAGCGCCTATTTTGTCGGTATGGCTGCCATCGTCCTATCCGGAATGGCACTAAAAAAGACCAAGCAACTTGGTGGAGTCGCAAGCCCCTTTATCATGGAATTACCATCTTATCACTTACCAAAACTCAGTACGGTTCTCCGGTATGCATTCGATAAGGCACTTAGTTTTATCAAACGAGCTGGTACCATTATATTTGTGACCAACATCATTATTTGGTTCAGCAGTTCCTATAATTGGTCTTTACAAATGGTAGAAACAGATGAGAGTATCTTAGCCTCCATTGGACACAGTTTTTCTCTCCTCTTTGCCCCACTTGGTTTCGGAAATTGGCGAGCAACTGTTGCAGCCATTACAGGTCTCTTAGCCAAGGAAACCGTCATTGCCACCTTTGGTATCCTCTATAAATTAGGAGAAACAACCGAAGAAAATCCCGAACTATGGGGGCTTTTACAACAAGACTATACAGCGTTATCAGCCTACTCCTTCCTAGTCTTCAATCTCCTCTGTGCCCCTTGTTTTGCGGCTATTGGTGCCATTCACCGTGAAATGGGAGAAGCCAAGTGGACATGGATTGCTATCGGTTTCCAAACGGGTTTAGCCTATGCAAGTAGTTTGGTTATCTATCAGATTGGTCTTGTACTTATCCACGGACAATTACCAACCGTCTGGACATTTATCGCTATCTTTCTAATTATCACAGCCATCTACAGCCTAGTGAAAAAACCAACCAACACTCTTCCAATCGTCACGCTAAAAACATTAGAAAAAGGAGAATATTAA
- the prfB gene encoding peptide chain release factor 2 (programmed frameshift) yields MDTAEIRQKIEELGKKLTSFRGSLDLEGLEEEIAILENKMTEPDFWNDNLAAQKTSQELNELKNTYGNFHQMLDLYDESEILLDFLAEDESVRDELVEKLVELDKTMTAYEMTLLLSEPYDHNNAILEIHPGSGGTEAQDWGEMLLRMYQRYGNAKGFIVETLDYQAGDEAGIKSVTLSFTGPNAYGLLKSEMGVHRLVRISPFDSAKRRHTSFTSVEVMPELDDTIEIEIRDDEVKMDTFRSGGAGGQNVNKVSTGVRLTHIPTGIVTQSTVDRTQYGNRDRAMKLLQAKLYQLEQEKKAAEVDSLKGDKKEITWGSQIRSYVFTPYTMVKDHRTGYEVAQVDKVMDGDLDGFIDAYLKWRIS; encoded by the exons ATGGATACAGCAGAAATTCGCCAAAAGATTGAAGAACTTGGCAAAAAATTAACTTCTTTTAGGGGGTCTCTT GACTTAGAAGGTCTGGAAGAAGAGATTGCCATTCTTGAGAACAAGATGACGGAGCCAGATTTCTGGAATGATAATTTGGCAGCCCAGAAGACGTCTCAGGAGTTGAATGAATTAAAAAATACTTATGGAAATTTCCATCAGATGTTGGATTTATATGATGAATCTGAAATTTTGCTAGATTTTCTAGCAGAAGATGAGTCTGTGCGGGATGAGTTGGTTGAAAAGTTAGTGGAATTGGACAAAACCATGACTGCTTACGAAATGACCTTGCTCTTATCAGAACCCTATGATCACAATAACGCTATCTTGGAAATCCATCCAGGTTCGGGTGGTACCGAGGCACAAGACTGGGGAGAAATGCTCCTGCGGATGTATCAGCGTTATGGAAATGCCAAAGGTTTTATAGTAGAAACATTGGATTATCAAGCTGGTGATGAGGCAGGTATTAAGTCTGTGACTCTAAGCTTTACTGGTCCAAACGCCTATGGCTTGCTTAAGTCAGAAATGGGTGTTCATCGTTTGGTGCGCATCTCACCTTTTGACTCAGCTAAGCGTCGTCATACTTCCTTTACATCTGTGGAGGTAATGCCTGAGTTGGATGATACCATTGAAATTGAAATCAGAGATGATGAAGTGAAGATGGATACCTTCCGGTCAGGAGGTGCTGGTGGACAGAACGTCAATAAGGTTTCAACGGGTGTTCGATTGACGCACATTCCGACAGGGATTGTGACTCAGTCCACAGTTGACCGTACTCAGTATGGAAACCGAGACCGTGCAATGAAACTCTTGCAGGCTAAATTGTATCAATTGGAGCAGGAGAAGAAAGCGGCAGAAGTAGACTCACTTAAGGGTGACAAGAAAGAGATCACTTGGGGAAGTCAGATTCGTTCTTATGTCTTTACACCTTATACAATGGTAAAAGACCACCGTACTGGTTATGAGGTGGCTCAAGTCGATAAGGTTATGGACGGAGACTTGGACGGCTTTATAGATGCTTATTTAAAATGGCGAATTAGCTAA
- a CDS encoding FeoB-associated Cys-rich membrane protein has protein sequence MPTLILFLIIVILFSLAIRSLIKGKGSCGDCSCDCTIKQEMNESSHHRHP, from the coding sequence ATGCCCACACTTATCCTCTTTCTCATCATCGTCATCTTATTTTCTCTTGCGATTCGCAGTCTCATCAAAGGAAAAGGATCCTGCGGAGATTGTTCCTGCGACTGTACTATTAAGCAAGAGATGAACGAATCTTCTCACCATAGACATCCATAA
- the ftsX gene encoding permease-like cell division protein FtsX produces MSNRFFRHFIESLKSLKRNGWMTIAAISSVAITLTLVGLFASVILNTAKLASDLEQNVRINVYLRANSTDQAETIVNEAGETVANPDYKKVYNQITALENVQSVTYSSKDEQLQKLTATLGDTWNLFQGDANPLYDAYIIDTTEPQYVKTVAAEIAKIDGVTEVQDGEVETERIFKLANLVRTWGLAATGLLLFTAVFLISNTIRITIISRSREIQIMRLVGAKNSYIRGPFLWEGAWVGLLGAILPSALVYSFYKMIYTSVNASLASQDLSLISMDVFVPGMIGALFVIGIIIGSLGSVISMNRYLKI; encoded by the coding sequence ATGAGTAATCGATTTTTTAGACACTTTATTGAGTCATTGAAGAGTTTGAAGCGAAATGGTTGGATGACGATTGCAGCCATTTCATCTGTAGCCATTACCCTTACCTTGGTTGGTCTATTTGCTTCAGTTATTTTGAACACAGCAAAGCTCGCTTCGGATTTGGAACAGAATGTACGCATCAATGTGTATTTGAGAGCGAATTCAACCGATCAAGCTGAGACGATTGTGAACGAAGCAGGAGAGACGGTAGCTAATCCAGATTATAAAAAGGTGTATAATCAGATTACAGCCTTAGAAAATGTACAATCTGTCACTTATTCAAGTAAGGATGAACAGTTACAGAAATTAACAGCTACCTTGGGAGATACTTGGAACCTATTCCAAGGAGATGCCAATCCACTTTACGATGCTTATATCATTGATACGACTGAACCGCAATATGTAAAAACTGTTGCAGCAGAGATTGCTAAAATTGATGGTGTTACAGAGGTACAGGATGGGGAAGTTGAAACGGAACGTATTTTTAAATTAGCTAATCTAGTTCGTACATGGGGATTGGCAGCAACTGGCTTATTGCTCTTTACTGCTGTTTTCTTGATTTCCAATACTATTCGAATTACCATTATTTCTCGTAGCCGTGAAATTCAGATTATGCGTCTGGTTGGTGCTAAAAACAGTTATATCCGTGGACCATTCCTCTGGGAAGGTGCCTGGGTAGGTCTCCTCGGAGCTATTTTGCCTTCTGCTTTAGTCTATTCTTTTTATAAGATGATTTATACTTCGGTAAATGCTAGTCTTGCTAGTCAAGATTTGTCTCTGATTAGTATGGATGTCTTTGTTCCAGGAATGATTGGCGCACTTTTTGTAATTGGTATTATTATTGGTTCCTTGGGATCAGTCATTTCCATGAACCGCTACTTAAAAATTTAA